The genomic segment GGCGGATCGCCGTGCTCGACCCGCCGCGACGGCGGGTGCACCTGGTGGACACCGGTCCGGCCAGGGCGGCGCCGGTCTCGGTCGACCTGCCCGCCGGGGACTACGCCGAACTCGCCTCCGCCGGGGAGGCGGTGGTGCTGCTCGACCGCGCGAAGAACTCCGTGCTCACCTATGACTCGCGGGGCGCGCTGAAGAAGAACGTGCCGATGCCGCCCGGCGAACCACGGCTGGCCAAGGGCGAGGACTCCCGGGTCTACGTCGACAGCCACGACGGCGGGCACGTCCTGGTGGTCGGGAACGACGGCGATGTGCGGCCGGTGCCGGTGGGCGGCCCGCCGACCCCGGTCGCACAGCCGCCACCTCCGCCGCGGCAGCCGCAGCCATCAGAGGCGCCGCCTCCAAGCCAGTCGCCGAAGCCGCCGCCGCCCGCCAAAACCCAGCGGCAGCAACCTAAATCCGCACCGGCCCAGCCCCAGCAGGCACCGGCGAACCCGGCCAGCCCGCCGGGGGCACCACCCGGGGTCAAGGCCACCGCCGGGAACGCGGCCATCACGGTGAACTGGGGTGCCGCCGCGCCGAACGGCGGCGCGGTGCGCGAGTACCACGTGTCGTGGTCCTCCAGCGCCGGCGGAGGCTCGAAAACCGTCGCCGGGGGCACCCGTTCCACCGCGCTCAGCGGGCTGTCGAACGGCACCACGTACACGATCACCGTGACCGCGGAAAACGTGGCGGGCCGCGGCCCCGGCTCTGGGGCCACCGGTACGCCCATCGCCCCGGAACGCTCGATCACCCTGTCCCGGGGCTCGCCGGTGACCACCATCGACGACTGCTCGATCCCCGAATGCGCCTACATGCGTGTCGTCGCGAAGGGCTTCGACCCCGGGCAGTCCTACACCTTCGTGCCCCACGCCACCGCGACCTCCTACAAAGGCGGTTCGGCCACCAAGACCGCGAAAGCCGACGGCAGCATCACCTTCGAGGCGTTCCACTTCGACCAGATCGACGAAACCGTCTGGGTGACCGCCGACGGCCTCAAGTCCAATCCGATCGTCTGGACCAAGGGCTGACCGGCTTCACCCGCCCGCCAGGTCGGCGTAGCGGTGGGCGAGTCCGCCGGGCAGCAGGTACTCGGCCAGTGGGTTGCCGGTGCGGTGGGCGGGCAGGCCCATGTCGTGCATCAGTTCGTCGGCGCAGTGGATGTCGTAGGGGCCGAAGTCGTAGCCACCGGAACCGGGGAGCACCTGTTCCTGCCACGCCAGGCGCTCGTCGACGGCCTCCTCGGTCGGGGTGGCGCGCAACGTCCCCTCCAGATGACGGGCCAGCCAGTGCGCGGTGAGTTCTACGCCCATCATGTTGTTGAACACCTGACGGAAGCCGACGAACCCCAGCCCGTCGGCGCCGGGTGGCACGATGCCCCGGTAGAGGCGCAGGCGCCCGGCGGCGTCGTGGATCCGCACCCGCGGGTCCAGGAACGGGAAGACGCGGCGGTGGCCGGTGGCGAACACGATCACCTCCGCCGCCACCTCCTCCCCCGTCGCCAGCCGCAGGCCTTCGCTCGTGTACGCCTCGACCTCGCTGACCTTGGCGGTGAGCCGACCGCGGCGGACGGCCCGGGTGTAGCCGCGCGGCATCACCCCGGCGTGCGCGAGGTGGAAGGGCAGCGCCTGCGCGGGCCGCAGTTCCTTCGGCAGCCGGGCCAGGCCCGTGCTGAGCATGATGTCGCGGATGATGAGCCACCACAGCACGCGCTTGACCCGTTCGTCGATGCGGTCGAGGGGCCGCACGCAGGCCGGATCGTGGTAGCGCGGCAGGAGCGCCTCACCGAAGCGGGTGAACAGGATCCACTTGTAGCCCACCAGGCCGAGCAGGAACCGCTCGGGAACCATCCAGTTCACCTTGCGCTGCACCAAAGTGGCCGAACTCGCCTCCCGCGCGGCGCGGGTGGCCAGGTCCAGCGCGGACTTGCCCCCGCCCACGATGATCACGCGGCGGCCGGTGAACGTCCCGTACCGCACCTCGTTGGAGTGCAGCACGGTTCCGCCGAACGCCGCGCGCCCGGGCAGCTCGGGCACGTGGACGTGGTGGTGCGCGCCGCTGGCGACCACGACCTGGTCGAAGGATTCTCGTTGCTCCCCTTC from the Amycolatopsis magusensis genome contains:
- a CDS encoding fibronectin type III domain-containing protein — translated: MVEPVRWRRRVPLWCTVTALAVVLGVALSGATKPGTEVDFLQSGHWVFNSALQVVFHLDGASGTLDAQAAMPGAEPGSQVVQGETGGYVVGGNRIVEFGKSDLEAKKSIATGTDERPVALEVAGGPYLVYRRAGRIVRLGDRLTTVPAGGGLGEPVVTTAGSLWVHQPAGGSICELARDADRLACPAGAPGGHTGGLTVVADRPVFVDTTTDTAHPIGADGLGPGTALGVDAPPDARFAATDVAGRIAVLDPPRRRVHLVDTGPARAAPVSVDLPAGDYAELASAGEAVVLLDRAKNSVLTYDSRGALKKNVPMPPGEPRLAKGEDSRVYVDSHDGGHVLVVGNDGDVRPVPVGGPPTPVAQPPPPPRQPQPSEAPPPSQSPKPPPPAKTQRQQPKSAPAQPQQAPANPASPPGAPPGVKATAGNAAITVNWGAAAPNGGAVREYHVSWSSSAGGGSKTVAGGTRSTALSGLSNGTTYTITVTAENVAGRGPGSGATGTPIAPERSITLSRGSPVTTIDDCSIPECAYMRVVAKGFDPGQSYTFVPHATATSYKGGSATKTAKADGSITFEAFHFDQIDETVWVTADGLKSNPIVWTKG
- a CDS encoding flavin-containing monooxygenase — its product is MKVCVVGAGPAGIAAAKVLLERGSDVTVFDKYPRVGGIWAPGGCYDGLANQSALRIFEFADLANRLHFAGAVDTQRYLEHYARTFGVLGRLRPRTEVTAVRAVDGPGRLGASGWTVDFRSPESEGEQRESFDQVVVASGAHHHVHVPELPGRAAFGGTVLHSNEVRYGTFTGRRVIIVGGGKSALDLATRAAREASSATLVQRKVNWMVPERFLLGLVGYKWILFTRFGEALLPRYHDPACVRPLDRIDERVKRVLWWLIIRDIMLSTGLARLPKELRPAQALPFHLAHAGVMPRGYTRAVRRGRLTAKVSEVEAYTSEGLRLATGEEVAAEVIVFATGHRRVFPFLDPRVRIHDAAGRLRLYRGIVPPGADGLGFVGFRQVFNNMMGVELTAHWLARHLEGTLRATPTEEAVDERLAWQEQVLPGSGGYDFGPYDIHCADELMHDMGLPAHRTGNPLAEYLLPGGLAHRYADLAGG